The Methanobrevibacter sp. genome contains a region encoding:
- a CDS encoding MotA/TolQ/ExbB proton channel family protein: MVLNVTGGEFLTGSLDVISQSLTIPVLVILLVIVVITIISLGGIISEYTSRRKVPVGTIRDLIYEINSAESQEKLKSVISSANIPKAQKKVLTEIASSENLGDSSREALARKLFEHEEEKTESALQKTDIITRIGPTLGLMGTLIPMGPGLAALGAGDINTLANSLTVAFNTTIVGIGSGALCYVIGKIRSGWYDRYLSDLDALIDAVLDYMGK, translated from the coding sequence ATGGTTTTAAATGTTACTGGTGGAGAATTTTTAACAGGCTCTCTGGATGTAATCTCACAAAGTTTGACAATTCCCGTACTTGTAATTTTACTTGTAATTGTTGTAATAACTATTATTTCATTAGGTGGGATAATTTCAGAGTACACTTCTAGACGCAAAGTCCCTGTTGGAACTATAAGGGATTTGATTTATGAGATTAATTCAGCTGAATCCCAAGAAAAATTAAAAAGCGTAATTTCCTCAGCTAATATTCCGAAAGCTCAAAAGAAGGTTTTAACTGAAATTGCATCCTCAGAAAATTTAGGTGACAGTTCAAGAGAGGCATTGGCTCGTAAATTGTTTGAGCATGAAGAAGAGAAAACTGAATCTGCATTGCAAAAAACAGATATCATTACCCGTATCGGGCCGACATTAGGTTTGATGGGTACCTTAATACCTATGGGTCCAGGACTTGCGGCTTTGGGTGCTGGAGATATTAACACTCTTGCAAATTCATTAACTGTTGCATTCAACACCACAATTGTAGGTATTGGTTCCGGTGCATTGTGTTATGTTATTGGAAAAATAAGATCCGGATGGTATGACAGATATTTATCAGATTTGGATGCTTTGATTGATGCAGTTCTTGATTATATGGGTAAATAG
- a CDS encoding DUF2162 domain-containing protein, with translation MDMMSVLWQVGIFASVLVFGIKIGLASGLANLPKKLFAIICISYGGGVILISAIASLFAEQLVQAIYSYNTIFYIIMASIMIVAGLFTIREWKIHDKNTSKATSIAIIAPCPCCFGSIIASVLVVAPTIGVSSLNLSWYAAAALVGVMIVTYLASNVIIRFIKKPYPVVLGNFMLLLGAYFLISSIVIPNIASVLAKDLTPITIGSPQDLLMIILAFAILLVGGVIINRRSGILS, from the coding sequence ATGGATATGATGAGTGTTTTATGGCAAGTTGGTATTTTTGCATCAGTTCTTGTTTTCGGTATAAAGATAGGGCTTGCATCAGGTTTGGCTAATTTGCCTAAAAAATTATTTGCAATAATTTGTATCTCATATGGAGGAGGAGTAATTCTAATATCCGCTATTGCTTCATTGTTTGCAGAACAATTGGTTCAAGCTATTTATAGTTATAATACAATCTTTTATATTATAATGGCATCTATCATGATTGTTGCAGGTTTATTCACAATTAGGGAATGGAAAATACATGATAAGAACACATCTAAGGCAACTTCTATAGCGATTATAGCTCCTTGTCCTTGTTGTTTCGGATCCATTATTGCAAGCGTTCTGGTTGTTGCACCAACAATTGGTGTCAGTTCACTTAATTTGAGTTGGTATGCTGCAGCGGCTTTGGTTGGTGTAATGATTGTTACTTATCTAGCATCAAATGTAATTATTAGATTTATTAAAAAACCATATCCTGTTGTTTTAGGTAATTTCATGCTTTTGCTTGGTGCATATTTCCTGATTTCATCAATTGTGATTCCAAATATCGCCAGTGTTTTAGCAAAAGACTTAACTCCTATTACCATTGGTTCTCCTCAAGATTTACTGATGATAATTTTAGCATTTGCTATATTGTTGGTCGGTGGCGTGATTATAAATAGAAGAAGCGGTATTTTAAGTTAA
- a CDS encoding energy-coupling factor ABC transporter permease, producing MHLPDGIIPIEQSIVYWCISIVIIAIFLYKFSRNEDKEKTIVSIALFSVFFVVVTSLSIPSPLGVPIHFFLIPLVAILLGPFNGSIVSFFGLLVQALALNMGGIVCFGANFLVIGVIVAFVTYGFYCLLEDINDKMAIFFATVIGIIFATFGQVFILILSGAMNFNSLLATLVPFYLFIGIIEGFANIIIIYSIQKIKPEIMELSKM from the coding sequence ATGCATTTGCCGGATGGTATAATTCCAATAGAACAATCTATAGTGTATTGGTGTATTTCAATAGTCATTATTGCAATATTCTTATATAAATTTTCTAGAAATGAAGACAAGGAAAAAACAATAGTGTCAATTGCGCTGTTTTCAGTATTTTTCGTTGTCGTGACCTCTTTATCCATTCCTTCTCCTTTAGGCGTTCCGATTCATTTCTTTTTAATTCCATTGGTGGCCATTCTTTTAGGTCCCTTCAATGGGTCAATAGTGTCATTTTTTGGATTACTGGTTCAGGCATTAGCATTGAATATGGGCGGAATTGTTTGCTTTGGAGCTAATTTTTTAGTCATTGGTGTCATTGTTGCATTCGTGACTTATGGATTTTATTGTTTATTGGAGGATATTAATGATAAGATGGCAATATTTTTTGCGACAGTCATTGGAATTATATTTGCGACATTTGGTCAAGTTTTTATTTTAATATTGTCAGGGGCTATGAATTTCAATAGCCTTTTAGCAACTTTGGTTCCATTTTATCTGTTTATAGGAATTATTGAGGGTTTTGCAAACATCATTATAATTTATTCAATTCAAAAAATAAAACCCGAAATAATGGAATTAAGCAAAATGTAG
- a CDS encoding FmdE family protein codes for MKKHSVVIVMLLILALSLVTAVSASEDIAGQTEDSSAVISDSQLGVADDASHDNVGTSISVYSANSAVDDKLQGDSNYQLGYNVTMAADKKLNFKSADDVLVITTAGLTRINNVTTENVLNGILDAADGYVSLGKGNLLTLSAIRTDPTNIAFIVKNGDKLTMAFYKNGETTPLYYGNAGPELSAKEWKKLQQLLGNDDAYSYISIANSWANGISKDILMQATYHGHVCTGLISGQAMIQTLLKYYPPRGESGLPLENTAYYVIGVPGDSDDDAFTWTMDITPGKRAYIGVDTMVDKSMTGFIRWNSTSNTGLIVIMSYDEAKIKETFKSKTGLNPDASATNDLKYQNWLIKTLQDNPTSLVDVLYELDGLSEDDLYYIMGQEVGKGNVIKSAHGLDMDYILNLSLKKATREEQDAKQVTQLTPEQFKQIGVDASNMALDYFKSQGVVVEKDSPNLFALTSASYVRVNGTSSEMVLDGITEVLGSRLSKKTLLPVHASLWKDLVFDFYWINSTNNKDTLSYSLAYDVSTGKLIETGNTTGTANYVIQNVLAYDPPYDVLVAWLFHNHVCGGSSPGYLITDFIYDELPITNENESYIYITTDDNCKDDIISRLLGVSPGMENYYNLRYNLTYTNGTNVGIAIKWNSATNTGEAMIVYCEWPSFAKGSNSYEEYIRLYKGDTSSPNIVKMPVLKATAKKEIDSDMLSQIVAGATETEQGNSIAYIMSLDDKLPERPAQSTDNTQSQDDSENTNSDVVVDGGSSSNSQNGGSSTSGRSAVGRSSSALARATSAASAASADSSDSPSDDDSSDSDAYEISEKPAAKSADNAILVAIAAVCILGAILGYGYLKRKD; via the coding sequence ATGAAAAAACATAGTGTTGTAATAGTGATGTTATTAATATTGGCACTAAGTTTAGTAACTGCTGTTTCAGCTAGTGAAGATATTGCTGGTCAAACAGAGGACTCTTCAGCAGTAATTTCCGATAGTCAGCTTGGAGTTGCAGACGACGCATCCCATGACAATGTCGGAACTTCAATTTCAGTTTATTCAGCAAATTCAGCTGTTGATGATAAATTGCAAGGTGATAGTAACTATCAACTTGGTTATAATGTGACAATGGCTGCTGATAAAAAACTAAACTTCAAATCTGCAGATGATGTTTTAGTAATCACAACCGCAGGTTTAACAAGGATTAATAACGTTACCACTGAAAATGTTTTGAATGGAATATTAGATGCAGCTGATGGATATGTTTCTCTAGGTAAAGGAAACCTTTTGACTTTATCCGCAATAAGAACTGATCCAACCAATATTGCATTCATCGTTAAGAACGGTGACAAGCTCACTATGGCATTTTATAAAAACGGTGAAACTACTCCTCTGTATTATGGTAATGCAGGCCCAGAATTATCTGCAAAAGAATGGAAAAAATTACAACAGCTGTTAGGAAATGATGATGCATACTCATACATCAGTATTGCAAATTCATGGGCTAACGGAATTTCAAAAGATATTCTGATGCAAGCGACCTATCACGGACATGTCTGTACAGGACTTATCAGCGGACAAGCCATGATACAAACCTTATTAAAATATTATCCACCTCGTGGGGAATCAGGTTTACCTCTTGAAAACACTGCATATTATGTAATAGGAGTTCCTGGTGACTCTGATGATGATGCATTTACTTGGACAATGGATATCACTCCAGGTAAAAGGGCGTACATTGGTGTAGATACAATGGTTGATAAATCCATGACTGGATTTATCAGATGGAATAGTACCTCAAATACCGGTTTAATTGTCATAATGAGCTATGACGAAGCAAAAATCAAAGAAACTTTCAAATCAAAGACTGGTTTAAATCCAGATGCAAGTGCAACAAATGATTTAAAATACCAAAACTGGTTAATAAAAACATTACAAGACAATCCAACTTCCCTTGTAGATGTCTTATATGAATTAGATGGTCTCAGTGAAGATGACCTTTATTACATAATGGGTCAGGAAGTAGGTAAAGGTAATGTCATAAAAAGTGCTCACGGTTTAGATATGGATTATATACTTAACTTGAGCCTTAAAAAAGCAACCCGTGAAGAACAAGATGCAAAACAAGTTACCCAATTAACTCCTGAACAATTCAAACAGATTGGAGTCGATGCTAGTAACATGGCATTAGATTACTTCAAATCACAAGGTGTTGTTGTTGAAAAAGATAGTCCTAATTTATTTGCATTGACTTCCGCAAGTTATGTAAGGGTTAACGGAACCAGCAGTGAAATGGTTTTAGATGGAATCACTGAAGTATTAGGTTCCAGATTAAGTAAAAAAACTTTATTACCTGTACACGCTTCATTATGGAAAGATTTAGTATTTGATTTCTATTGGATTAACAGTACAAACAACAAAGATACTTTATCCTACAGTTTAGCATATGATGTTTCTACTGGTAAATTAATCGAAACTGGAAATACAACTGGAACCGCTAATTACGTTATTCAAAACGTATTGGCATATGACCCTCCTTATGATGTCTTAGTTGCATGGTTATTCCACAACCATGTTTGCGGAGGAAGTTCTCCTGGTTATTTAATCACTGACTTTATTTACGATGAACTTCCAATAACAAATGAAAATGAATCATACATTTACATTACCACTGACGACAATTGTAAGGACGATATTATTTCAAGACTCTTAGGTGTATCTCCAGGTATGGAAAACTACTATAACTTAAGATATAACTTAACCTACACTAACGGTACTAATGTGGGTATTGCTATTAAATGGAATTCAGCAACAAACACTGGTGAAGCAATGATTGTTTATTGCGAATGGCCTAGTTTTGCTAAAGGTTCCAATTCCTATGAAGAATATATCAGATTATATAAAGGAGACACTTCTTCTCCAAACATCGTTAAAATGCCAGTTCTCAAAGCAACCGCTAAAAAAGAAATAGACAGCGACATGCTTAGTCAGATTGTTGCGGGAGCTACAGAAACTGAACAAGGAAATTCAATAGCATATATAATGAGTTTAGATGATAAACTTCCAGAAAGACCTGCTCAAAGTACAGACAATACTCAAAGCCAAGATGACTCTGAAAACACTAACTCTGATGTAGTAGTGGATGGAGGCTCTTCATCTAACTCTCAAAATGGTGGTTCAAGCACATCTGGTAGAAGTGCAGTTGGTAGATCTTCAAGTGCTTTAGCTAGAGCTACTAGTGCAGCTAGTGCAGCTAGTGCTGATTCATCAGACAGTCCTTCTGACGATGATTCAAGTGACAGTGATGCATATGAAATCAGCGAAAAACCAGCCGCAAAATCTGCAGATAATGCAATTTTAGTTGCAATTGCAGCTGTTTGTATTTTAGGTGCTATCTTAGGTTACGGATATTTAAAACGTAAAGACTAG
- a CDS encoding phenylacetate--CoA ligase family protein, translating into MFWNEKIETMPREDLEELQLKKLQETVKRAFDKIPYYNKKYSEAEIYPEDIETLKDIEKLPFITKDDLRESYPFGLFAVDIKEIKELHSSSGTTGKPVVSGYTKKDLDTWAETIARGLTMMGIGEDDILQNTHGYGMFTGGFGVHYGSHKVGAAIIPISTGQTRRQIEIMSDFGATGLIFTPSYGIHLGEVALEDGIDPKDLGIKAIGFGAEGWTEEIRQRVEEIFGCKAYNIYGLTELMGPGVGVECEAQKGLHIAEDIYYPEIIDPNTGKVIGAEKPGELVLTNIDREGMPVIRFRTKDLTRLTYEKCECGRTHARMSRITGRSDDMIKVKGVAIFPSQIEKALLKVGDVEPHYMIIVTRPETLDEIEVKVEASQDIFFDGVKEMMAIQQKIAKSIENETGIRVKVTLVEPKTLPRFEGKAKRVIDERNLH; encoded by the coding sequence ATGTTTTGGAACGAAAAGATTGAAACAATGCCAAGGGAAGACCTTGAAGAACTGCAATTGAAGAAGCTTCAAGAGACTGTAAAAAGAGCATTCGATAAAATTCCTTACTATAACAAAAAGTATAGTGAAGCTGAAATTTATCCTGAGGATATAGAAACTCTAAAGGATATAGAAAAACTTCCATTCATTACAAAAGACGATTTAAGGGAAAGCTATCCTTTCGGATTGTTTGCAGTAGACATCAAAGAAATCAAAGAGCTGCACTCCTCATCCGGAACCACAGGAAAACCTGTAGTATCAGGATACACAAAAAAGGATCTGGATACCTGGGCAGAAACAATAGCCCGTGGACTGACCATGATGGGAATCGGTGAAGATGACATTCTCCAAAATACACACGGTTACGGAATGTTTACCGGAGGATTCGGCGTTCACTACGGATCACACAAGGTCGGTGCAGCAATCATCCCAATATCAACAGGCCAGACAAGAAGGCAAATTGAAATCATGAGCGATTTTGGAGCTACAGGACTAATCTTTACCCCATCATACGGGATTCACCTCGGCGAAGTTGCCCTTGAAGATGGAATTGACCCTAAAGACTTAGGAATCAAGGCAATCGGATTTGGAGCTGAAGGATGGACTGAAGAGATAAGACAAAGAGTGGAAGAAATCTTCGGTTGTAAAGCATATAATATCTATGGTCTTACAGAGTTAATGGGTCCTGGTGTCGGCGTTGAATGTGAAGCGCAAAAGGGCTTGCATATTGCAGAAGACATTTACTATCCTGAAATCATTGACCCGAATACAGGTAAAGTAATAGGTGCTGAAAAGCCTGGAGAATTGGTATTGACAAACATAGATAGAGAAGGAATGCCAGTAATAAGATTCAGAACAAAAGACTTGACCAGACTCACCTATGAAAAATGTGAATGCGGAAGAACACATGCAAGAATGAGCAGAATCACCGGAAGATCCGATGACATGATTAAGGTTAAGGGAGTAGCTATTTTCCCATCACAAATCGAAAAAGCATTGCTTAAGGTTGGCGATGTAGAGCCTCATTATATGATTATAGTTACAAGGCCTGAAACCTTAGATGAAATAGAAGTCAAGGTAGAAGCTTCACAGGATATCTTCTTTGACGGCGTGAAGGAAATGATGGCAATACAGCAGAAAATTGCAAAATCAATTGAAAATGAAACCGGAATCAGAGTAAAAGTAACACTTGTTGAGCCAAAGACTCTACCGAGATTTGAAGGAAAAGCAAAAAGAGTAATCGATGAAAGGAACTTGCATTAG
- a CDS encoding acetolactate synthase — MKIKQLSIFLQNKMGSLSKPLEILSDADVNIRAMCMADTSEFGILRLVVDNPLKGKEALEENNFLVKITDIIGVEMNDTPGGLTTVLKIIKDNEIDLEYLYAFTHEKAGKAILLLHADNIDELISSLEKNDIVIVPAEEVYNL; from the coding sequence ATGAAAATCAAACAATTATCAATATTTTTACAAAACAAAATGGGAAGCCTATCAAAGCCATTGGAAATACTTTCCGATGCTGACGTCAACATAAGGGCAATGTGCATGGCAGATACCTCTGAATTCGGTATCCTAAGACTTGTTGTAGACAATCCTTTAAAAGGAAAGGAAGCACTTGAAGAAAATAACTTCCTAGTGAAGATTACTGACATCATAGGCGTTGAAATGAATGACACACCAGGAGGCCTTACAACAGTTTTAAAAATTATCAAGGATAATGAAATAGATTTGGAATATCTCTATGCATTTACACATGAAAAAGCTGGAAAAGCCATATTATTGCTCCATGCAGACAATATCGATGAGTTGATATCCTCATTGGAGAAAAATGATATAGTTATCGTTCCTGCTGAAGAAGTTTATAATCTATAA
- a CDS encoding beta-ribofuranosylaminobenzene 5'-phosphate synthase: protein MIIKAPSRIHMSLIDLNGSYRRVDGGIGLALADPQFILESEQIESGIELEFADTVTDEEAIGECREKIPDAAKKTIDYFDIDAGFKFIVHQTYPPHSGFGSGTQIAVSTAHLITETMGIEVESRELSTIVGRGGTSGIGTYTHDLGGFIVDGGHSKEEKPLFLPSGASKAKPATLIARYDFPEEWKILIAIPEIEKHMEGDDEVDVFQTYCPIPKEEVEQVSHLILMNLIPFMLEKDIKNFGWAISELQKVGFNKLEHSLDASYLPTMQAIEKLGAYGVGISSFGPVLYTIFDESNEEIVEKTKELLGDKGTVFVTKAQNHGFTIEK from the coding sequence ATGATTATTAAAGCACCTTCTAGAATACATATGTCCCTAATTGACTTGAATGGGTCATATAGGAGAGTTGATGGTGGTATTGGTTTAGCATTGGCTGACCCACAATTTATATTGGAATCAGAGCAAATTGAAAGTGGAATCGAACTTGAATTTGCCGACACTGTTACAGATGAAGAAGCTATTGGGGAATGCAGGGAAAAAATTCCCGATGCGGCTAAAAAAACCATAGATTATTTCGACATTGATGCAGGTTTTAAATTTATTGTTCATCAGACTTATCCTCCTCATTCAGGATTCGGAAGCGGAACCCAAATTGCAGTTTCCACTGCCCATTTGATAACAGAAACAATGGGCATTGAAGTTGAAAGTAGGGAGTTAAGTACCATTGTTGGAAGAGGAGGAACCTCTGGAATCGGAACCTATACTCATGATTTAGGCGGATTTATTGTGGATGGTGGACACAGCAAGGAAGAAAAGCCCTTGTTTTTACCTTCAGGTGCTTCAAAAGCAAAACCTGCAACATTGATTGCAAGATATGATTTTCCTGAAGAATGGAAAATATTGATAGCCATTCCTGAAATTGAAAAGCATATGGAAGGTGACGATGAAGTGGATGTCTTTCAGACTTATTGCCCTATTCCAAAAGAAGAAGTTGAACAGGTATCCCATTTAATTTTGATGAATCTTATCCCATTCATGCTTGAAAAGGATATTAAAAACTTCGGATGGGCCATAAGTGAACTTCAAAAAGTCGGATTCAACAAATTGGAACACTCACTTGATGCAAGTTACCTGCCAACCATGCAAGCTATTGAGAAATTGGGTGCATATGGAGTCGGCATATCTTCATTCGGTCCGGTTTTATACACCATATTTGATGAATCAAATGAGGAAATTGTAGAAAAAACCAAAGAGCTTCTTGGAGATAAAGGAACAGTCTTTGTTACCAAAGCTCAAAATCACGGATTTACTATTGAAAAATAG
- a CDS encoding adhesin, with translation MKYPKGPTDAAQVDSKLYEARLLGENDWGSVHIHGPFGDETSEIKIAYLIGMHPLESKSHRSLFDKLTAKDDLKHCYYLYNINVNDSNSQTEGRLEGQLLAQEFVKDDIIDKNFDLFLDIHSNRGPNGPGDYQITNFLFAPGFDEKSTGFMNQILDKFEEIVYYAPEFRSSPPYITEPTANEGIPTLVYECFSCEAMDVSYDLALKLVEIVDNLQF, from the coding sequence ATGAAATATCCTAAAGGCCCAACCGATGCCGCCCAAGTTGATTCCAAACTGTATGAAGCCAGATTACTGGGAGAAAATGATTGGGGAAGCGTGCATATTCACGGTCCTTTTGGTGATGAGACTTCAGAGATTAAAATAGCATATCTGATTGGAATGCATCCTTTGGAAAGCAAGTCTCATAGGTCATTATTCGATAAATTAACTGCAAAAGATGATTTGAAGCATTGCTACTATTTGTACAACATAAATGTCAATGATTCAAACTCACAAACCGAAGGCAGACTTGAAGGCCAGCTTTTAGCCCAGGAGTTTGTCAAGGATGATATAATCGATAAAAATTTTGATTTGTTTTTAGATATTCACTCTAATAGGGGGCCGAACGGTCCTGGAGACTATCAGATTACTAATTTTTTATTTGCACCGGGCTTTGATGAAAAGTCAACAGGTTTCATGAATCAAATTTTGGATAAATTTGAAGAGATTGTCTATTATGCGCCGGAATTCAGATCCAGCCCGCCATACATTACAGAACCGACAGCAAATGAGGGAATACCTACTTTAGTATATGAATGTTTTTCCTGTGAAGCGATGGACGTTAGCTATGATTTGGCCTTGAAGTTGGTTGAAATCGTAGATAATCTGCAATTTTAA
- a CDS encoding ferritin, with amino-acid sequence MVSEKMEKALNGQLNAEVYSGYLYLSMAAYFEDEDLAGFANWMRVQAEEELEHGMKFYDYIIRRGASVTLTAIDGPQTEWDSPVAAFEHVLEHEKMVTGLINDLVNLAIEEKDHATNNFLQWFVEEQVEEEENAMDLVAKIKLADGDNRLIYELNKELGARAPSED; translated from the coding sequence ATGGTATCCGAAAAAATGGAAAAAGCACTAAACGGACAATTAAACGCTGAAGTTTACTCAGGATATTTATACTTATCCATGGCAGCCTACTTTGAAGATGAAGACCTAGCAGGTTTCGCTAACTGGATGAGAGTACAAGCAGAAGAAGAATTGGAACATGGAATGAAATTCTATGATTACATCATAAGAAGAGGAGCTTCCGTAACTTTGACTGCAATTGACGGTCCTCAAACTGAATGGGACTCTCCAGTTGCAGCATTTGAACATGTGCTTGAACATGAAAAGATGGTAACCGGCCTAATCAATGATTTGGTCAATTTGGCCATTGAAGAAAAAGACCATGCAACCAACAATTTCCTACAATGGTTTGTTGAAGAACAAGTTGAAGAAGAAGAAAATGCAATGGATTTAGTTGCAAAAATAAAACTCGCCGATGGCGACAACAGATTGATTTACGAATTGAACAAGGAATTAGGTGCACGTGCACCATCCGAAGACTAG